Below is a window of Planococcus rifietoensis DNA.
CTGTCTGAAATGTCTAGTAAGTGTATAAGCATCTAGTAAGCTTTTAAATTTAAACGATCAGCACGAATTTTCTTTAATTCTTCTATTCGCGCGGATGTAAACATTCTGCACCATTGGGACTTCACCGCCTTCTTACTGTATCAATGTCGAATAGCCGCTGTGTAACGTTCAAATCAATCAAATACTCATCAATAAACATCTGTTGCTTTTACGTAAACTTTACCATCTACAACCAACTTTGAGGTTATTCACCAATTTTCAGACATAAAAAACATCCCTAAGGATGTTTTAATTGATCATTCTAATACACGGATAGCTGGACTTTGATTTTTCACTTTCTTATTCATTACTTTATTGTGATCAACTTGAACCGCGAAAATTTCTGCACACATTTGTTCAGAGAAGGGAGTGTGAACAACCATTTCAACTTGGTACCATTCAGAGTCCTCTGAAATAGTTAAATATTCATCTTCAATTGGAAGTCTTTCGAAATTGTAATACTGATTACTGAAATCCGATTCACCATCACTGTGTAAGTGTACGAACACTTTAGCCAATTTAAATTGCCTCCTTTGCTTTAGAAACCTAATTTCTTCACTACATATTCTTTGCCTGCGGTTGAAAACATATCTTTCCAGCTTTCAAACTTACTCTGTTGCCGTATGTATTCATCCAATCGTTTTTCATCGATACTTTCAAATTCTTTTTGAGTCTCAAACTCAAAAGGACTCTCTTCAAAAAAATCGGTGATATTTGTGAAGTTCGTATATCTTGTCATGAAATTCTGAGTAAACAAATCTTTGAAGTCTACAGAGCTAGTTTCATTTATTTCTTTAGCTCCACTTTCAATTTCTTTGAACCTCTTGTCTAATTGCTTTGATACCTTAATACGTTTAGACATTTCTACACCCCCTCCTATACAATCATTCTATATAAGGAAAATAAATACCTTTTTTACATATGCGTAATTCAGACTTGCTAGAGATTCGAGAGTGACAATTCATTTAAACAGATATAGTTTTACCTCTTTGTTAGACATAATAAAAAGCACCTCCTAAGAAATGCTTGAACACCTGTATGCAAAAATCATTTTATATTCTCGAATACCCATCTTACTATTTTCGGATAAGTGTCCACAGCGAACCAGGTTTCAGATGCATAGGATGCCACAACTCCTACCGGTAGCTCACCTAAATAAGTTTCAACTATTTTTAATTGAGTAACGCCTTTTGCAGCATTTTCTTTATTCTCCTCTAAATACACGTGCTTGCTAAATTCATTTATAATTGCTCTATAAACATTCCCAGCCTCTTCTTCGGTGTCAAAGTCCCAAGATTTTTCATCATCACCATTGCTGGTTGATAATATATAAAATGGGTTGGCTTTCATCTTCTCACCTTCCTTTACTAAATAACATAATTTAATTCTACAGAGAAGTAACCAATACCTTTTAATATAAATAAACCATATTAGAACCTTATTAGAAACATTTGATAAACTAAAAATAAAAACAATAGGCTTGCACCAACACCTCCAATATATTTGGGTACCTTAAGTATATTAAGAATTTCTACTACAACCAACATAACTATAAAAGGTAAAAGCAATACCACTACTATATGCATGACGAACTCATTCATCATTGGCTGGAAAACACTAAAATCTATTTCCAAAGATCCTCACCTCCTACACAATACATATCGGTTGATAAGAGTATTTAGTTTAGAGACAAAGAAAATAACACATCCGAAGAGTTGGTTTTCTACGATTTTTCATATCCAAGTTTACTAATCTCTTTCAGAAAACCTTGTTTATTTTTTTCGTAATCAGTTAGCTTTAATTTTAATGTTTCTCCGATAGATACCCAATCGCCTGTAAAGTCATGTCGTAACGAGACAATAATACCTGTCACCAATACTAACATTTCATAGAAATCATCTTTTTCAGATTCTCGGTAGTTGTAGGCTTGATAATTAGCAAGCCTTCTCACGGTTTCTGGAGATGAGTATAGATAAGTTTGTTTGATTAGGTTTTTTAGATGAACAGAATCTGCCATTCTTTTTTTAACTTTAGGATCATCGTTAGACATCAACATATCGGTCCACTGATTTAGGATCTTATGCATGTCTTCACCACTTCTATTACGGTAGTAATTCGATATTTGCAAATATTTTGTGTCTGCAAACTGTTTTTTATTTTCAATGAGTTTCCATATAATATTTACTATTGCAGTTACCACGCTGCTAGTTAAAACCAGGATTATCCAATCCAATTTAAATCCTCTCCTTCTTGCTTAATATTAACAAATAAAGTAATTATCATGGGAGGAATTTAAAAATGATTTTCGGTACTTCACACTGTAGTGGAGCTATTCAACTTCCCGAACCTATAATTAAGTGTAAAACAAAAAATAAAAAATGATGAAATTGAACAAATAACACATCTAGAACATTTTTCAAAAATGATTTTTATTAAAGAATCTGTAATGCGTTATTTAGGGATATGAGATAGCCTCATACGAAGACCAATCCATTTCAGATTTATCAAACATTATATTTTTCATATTTGGCTTCGTCACCCGTATGAGTTCTTCTGCTTAAGTACGTTTTTATTCTACTCGAATCCTTGTCCTTCCATTTGCCACCAAACTCCAGCTTCTCATCACTGTCAAAAGCTACCATAATAATTTAAAACCTGATAGGCATTCCCCAGCTTCTGATAAACTGAAGCTAAAAAGGAAGTGAATCGTATGAAACCAAGAATCTCTGTCATTACCATTGGTGTGGATGATCTTAAGCGATCGCTGGAATTTTACCGAGACGGCCTGGGCTTACCGACAGAAGGAATTGTCGGGGAAGAGTTCGATAACGGAGCCGTGGCCTTTTTCGATCTACAGCCAGGGCTGAAACTTGCCATTTGGAAACGCCAAGACATCGCCCACGAAACGAAAGTATCGATTGGGCCGCCAAGTCCTACAGAATTCACTCTCGGCCATAACGTCAACAGCAAAGCCGAAGTCGATGCGGCAATTGCCCAGGCTGAACAAGCGGGAGCCATTATAACCGATCCGGCTCACGATACCTTTTGGGGCGGTTACTCTGGCCATTTCCAAGATCCGGACGGCCATTTATGGGAAATTGTATGGAATCCTGCATGGGGAGAAGTGGATTAACTCCTGTTTCAAATTAAAGGGGGATTAACATGAAATTACGCAATTTCTTTTACGAGGTATTCCTGTTCCTGCTGGTAATTGTTTCTGTCGTCATTGCGCTCGTTTCCAACGAACGTTTCACTTTAGTTCATTGGATCATCTGGGGGATTTTCTTCGTTGATTATTTCATCCGCTTCTTTGCCGCTGAACGCAAATGGCATTTTATTAAGTCCCACCCATTGGAATTGATCGCCATCATTCCGCTGGATGCGATTTATCAGGCGGCGCGCTTTTTCATGTTTTTCCGGATGTTGAAATTATGGGGCATCCTCCCCCGCTTTTTGAGGCCTGTGTATGCCGTCCTAAAAACGAATGGCTTGGAAAAGCTGCTGATTTTCGCGGTCATTTTGATTTTCCTTGTGCCAATCCCAATGATCCTAATCGAACCCCAAATCGTTAATTACACCGATGCCATCTGGTGGGCTATTGTGACGATTACGACTGTCGGATATGGCGATATCACCCCTGAAACCGGCGTCGGACGTTTGTTGGCGGTCATTTTGATGTTTGTTGGAATTGGCATTATCGGAACCTTCACCAGCGCCATTTCTGCCTATTTCGCCTCCCGCAGGCGAGCACTGGAAGAAGACCATGTACTCGACATCGTCAATTCGATCAAAAAAATCGAAAAACTGACTGTAGAAGACCACCAGCTCATCCAGCGTTATTTGAAGAAAAAAATGGAATGATATGCCTCTAAAAGCTTATACCGCTATGCAAAAAGAGTCGCCCGCTTGTAGAATTCCACAAGCGGGCGACTCTTTTTTATTCGTAATAACATTTTATTTGTTCTTATATTGCCCGTTGATATAGGACAGCATGTCTCCGAAGCTATCGTAATGGAACCAGTCATAGCGCATTTTTTGGTCCACTTCGCCTTCCTCATCGATATGCATGGAATTGGCGCTCAGCTGCAGGATTTCCGTATCTTCCACATCTGTCGGTTCTTCTTCGAAAGCATGATCGGCGAATTTTTTCTTCACCGATTCATAAAACCTGTCGCGCTCATCTTCTTTTTCAAATTCCCACGATTCGTATTTGCCGCGGCAAAGAACTTCTATTGAATATACTTGTTTTTCAGCCATGTTCTCTCTCCTCCAAGTAAAGCGTCGTATTGCTCTTTACCTCAAGGAGACAGGTGGGAAACATTTGCCTCTTACTTATTGTCTTTCATCGTCTGGCGGGCTTCGGTCATTTGCTTCCATACCGAACCGCGCGCTTCTTCGCCTTGTTCGATGCGGGCAATCGCCATCTTGATCTGAAGCTTCACTTCGAACTCAGGGTCATTTTCCGCTTCCTTAAGTGCCGGAAGCGCTTTTTCTGTCCCGGTTTCATACAAGAACATCGCGGCACGCCAGCGCACGAGCTTATTCTTGTCTTGCAAGGTTTCGATCATGATCGGCTCGAACGCTTCGAAGCCAAGGTCGCTGATGGTGTCACCAGCTGTGCGGCGGACCGCCCATGACTTGTCTCTCATCGCCTGTTCAGCGTAAGGTAAGACCGCTTCGTCGTCGATATCGCCGAGATAGATGGCTGCTTGGCGGCGGATCGACATTTTGTCGTCTTCCAATGCCTTGCCTAACAGCGGCAAATCTTCAAGATCCGCTTCAACCAATTGCCCGAGCAATTGGAAGCGTGTCTCCCAATCCGGTGCGTCGAATTCTTCCAGCGACACTCTGCGTTTGTTGATTTTGCCAGCCGATTCATTCGATTCGGTTTTGCTTGTCAAAGACACCAAACGGTCATCGGGGTAAGCCGCTTCGATTTCTTCGACGATGCTTTTGCCGATTTCCTCTTTTTCGCCGTAGCGGACGCCGTAATCTGCCCATTTGCGCTGGAAAATGAAGTTTTCATCGGTTGGATCCATGACTTTGTTCATCGCCTGCACAAACCGTTCCGGCATCGCAAAGCGCTCTTCCGACTGCGAATCGAACACTTTTACTTGCAGCGGAATGCCTTTGAATTCCTGGACATGGACATACACTTCGCCGAAATGCTCATCGATCTCGAGTTCTTCTTCGGAGCCATTGCCTTCGCCGAAGACTTTACGCACATCCGCAAGAATGCCTTCCCAGTCGGATTTCGCATTGCGTTCGACTGCTAGGAAATCTGCCACATGGTAGATGCCTTTGACGCCATCGATTTCTAATATTTGCTGCACTTCTTTCGGCGCGCCTTCTGTCTGGTCTTTCTTGTAATTATGGCTTTTCCCGAACGGCAATTCCTGATCGATGATCACTTTCATCGTATTCGGGCTTGGTGTCGGTTCAATAGCTACTATTTTCAAGATAATCCCTCCTGTGTAAATTACGCTTCTGCCAGTTCCTGCAGATAGCTCCACCGTTCGATCAATTCATCGTACTGGGCGGTGTAGGCATCGATTTGGTTGGTCAATTCCTGCAATTTATCAAAGTCAGACCCAGCTTTGGACATTTCTGCCTCGGTCTGTTCGATCTTCTCTTCCACTTCCGCGATTTTGTCGAGTATGCCGTCATATTCCTTTTTCTCGAGGAAACTCATCTTTTTCTTTTTTTCCGGTGCCTGCGGTACAGGTTCAACAGCCGGTGCGTCATTTGCCACAGTAACAGCTTGCGGCTCAACTACCGGCTTCTTTTCTTTCAGCCAGTCCGTATAGAGTCCTTGGTACTCGTCGACAGTGCCGCTGCCAAGCGTCCATAGCTTTTTCGCAATTCGGTCAAGGAAAAAGCGGTCATGGGAAATGGTCAAGACAACGCCCGGGAAATTCTCCAAAAAGTCCTCTAAAACAGATAAAGTCTGGATATCCAAATCATTTGTCGGCTCATCGAGCAATAAGATATTCGGTTTTTCCATCAATAATTTCAGTAAGTACAAGCGCTTGCGCTCGCCTCCTGACAATTTGCCGATCAAAGTACCGTGTGCATTCGACGGGAACAGGAATCGTTCAAGCATTTGTGTCGCGGACAAGCGTACGCCTTTTTCCGCTTCAAAATCGCTCGACACTTCCTGGATGTACTCGATCATGCGCTGGGATTCGTCCATTTCCGGCAAACGCTGCGTGAAATGGGCAATCTTGACGGTGCTGCCGTAGTCCAACGTGCCGCTTGTCGCTTCCAAGTCGCCAGCGATCAATTTCATAAGTGTCGATTTCCCTGCGCCATTCGGGCCGACGATGCCAATGCGGTCGCCGCCTTGCAAGAGGAAGTCAAACGAATGGAAAATTTCATGGTCGCCGTATGAAACGCCCAAGTTTTCCCCTTCAATAATCTTCTTGCCGAGTCGCTGGCTCTGCATTGATAATTCAAGGCTCGTATTATCGGACGTTGATTGCAGATCTTCCGACAATTGGTCAAAACGCTGGATGCGCGCTTTTTGTTTCGTGCTGCGGGCTTTCGCACCGCGGCGAATCCATTTCAGCTCTGAGCGGAAACGGTTGTGCATCTTCTGTTTGGTCGCTTCGGCCATTTCTTCGCGCACGGCTCTGGCTTCCAGATAATCGCCGTAGTTCCCTTTATGCGTATACATCGTCTGATCCGCCAGTTCAAAGATATGCGTCGAGACCGCGTCAAGGAAGTAGCGGTCATGCGTCACGAAAAGCATGGCGCTGTTCATGCGCAAAAGTGTTTCCTGCAGCCATTCCGTAGAGCCTGCGTCCAAATGGTTGGTCGGCTCATCCAAAAGAATTAAATCAGCTGGTTCGATCAATGCTTTTGCAAGTGCTACGCGTTTGCGCTGGCCGCCGGATAATTCACTGATCTGCTGGTCGTACATATCGATGCCAAGTTTGGTCAAGGCGGTTTTCGCCAAGGCGTTGATGTCCCAGGCATTTTCGCGTTCCATGCCTTCCTGGATTTTCATCAATTCTTCCTGCAATTGTTCAGATCCAGAGTCAGCAATCATGTTTTGCAGCGCTCTTTCATAAGAGCGGTTGAGCGCGAGCAGCGGCGAGTCGCCGGAGAAGACAGTCTCAAGGACGGTCAACGATTCATCGAACTCAGGCTCCTGCATCAAGTAGGTAATCCGGTATTTTTTCGGATGGTCCATTTCCATCGTGTCGGATTCGAGATCCCCTGCGAGGATCGACAAAAGAGTCGACTTGCCGGTGCCGTTGACGCCGATCAAGCCGGCGCGTTCTCCCGGATACAATGAAAATTCGACATTGGTAAAGAGGGTCTTGACCCCCACTGATTTGCTTAAGTTTGTTACGTGTAAGTGGCTCATTTTTTCCCATCCGTTTCGTTTTGTAGTTGCTCTAGAAAGGATAGCATAAATCGGTGGCGTTCTTCAGCCATTTGCTTTCCGCTATCCGTCACCATGCGCTCTTTCAAAAGCAAAAGCTTTTCGTAAAAATGCGTCACGGTGCTCGTATCGCCGTTCCGGTATTCGTTTTCAGTCATCGCTGTGCGCGCTTGTTCATTCCGGTTATATAATTTGCGGCCTTTTGCGCCGCCGTAGGCAAAGGCGCGGGCGATGCCGATGGCGCCAATGGCATCGAGCCGGTCAGCATCCCTCACGATTCTGCCTTCAAGCGTTTCCGGCTCCTCGTTCGTCCCGCCTTTAAAGGAAACGGTCCGAATGATTGAGCGGATGTCACTGCGCTCTTTGTCCGTCAGCTCAAGCTGCAAGAGGATTTCTTGTTCCGGGTCTTCCCCTGCTTTTTTGTATTTCGGATCGGAGACGTCATGCAACAGCACGGCAAGCTCGATCAGCGCCAGATCGCCGCCTTCTGCCTGTGCAATATGGCGGGCGTTCTCCAGCACGCGCTCGATGTGCTGCCAGTCGTGGCTCGCGTCAAACTGTTCATAGATGCTTTTTACTTTCATGCGGCAGTCCGCTATTACTTGGGGATTCATGGATTCTCTCCTTTAAGGTGTCCTGACTCCATTATAACGTGAAACCGGCTGAAACGGCGCCCCATCGCCGTATTGACCTTATATGCACCATCATGTATAGTTAAGCCATCCATTGGCTCTAAGGCTAAGGGTTTGACAATCTGAATATTAGGGGGAAGGTCCATGCACCACGGAATTGTGAAATGGTTCAATTCAGAAAAAGGCTATGGCTTTATCGAATGTGACAACGGTGATGATGTTTTTGTCCATTTTACCGGCATCCAAGGTGATGGTTTTCGCTCGCTGCAAGAAGGCGCAGCCGTTTCGTTCGATATCATCGACGGCAATCGCGGGCCGCAAGCAGCAAACGTCGTGCAGGACCAACCATAAAAATTGAAACAGCAAAAGACCCAGGAATTTTTCCTGGGTCTTCTTTTTTATTCAAGTAAATCTGTGCATACTGGATTGCTATGCTAATGAAAACACCCTGCAACTGCTCGAGGGTTTACTTACCGCCCGTGCCAATTTTATTTAATTCCTGCCCCAAAAACTGCAATTGGGTGCCGACTGTGCATTCGCTGATGCAAAAGCGGTGCGCCGCCGTTTTTCCTTCGTCCTTGCGGAGTTGGGCTTTGACAAAGCAGCCTTCACAATACGTATTGAGCATTTCATCGATTTCGTTGATGATGGATACTTTTTTCATTCGGGTCCCTCCGCAAAATGTCATTCTATTATTCTACTATGAATTTGTTTTTTTCTGCAACAATCGGTATACTGGCTTGGGACATTTTCGTCCTTAGCGGTTCGAAACTTCCCGCTCTACCAAAACTAAGGAGGAAGCAGTTTGTTTAATGAATTTTTAGGGCTAGGCTTCGCCCTGTTCAATTTTGTGTTATTGCTCATCATGTATAAAGTGTTCGGCAAGACCGGGCTGTTCGCCTGGGTCGCGTTCGCCACCATCCTGGCGAATATTCAAGTGACAAAGACGATTGAGATCATCGGTTTGACCGCAACGCTCGGCAATAGCTTGTACGCCTCGACTTTTCTCGCAACCGATATTCTCAATGAAAAATACGGCAGAAAAGAAGCGAAGAAAGCAGTATGGCTCGGCTTTTCCTCACTTTTGATCATGGTCGTGACGATGCAGTTCGGCCTTCAATTCATTCCGGCGGACAGTGATTTTGCGCACGAAGCACTCGAGACAGTCTTCGGATTGGTGCCGCAAATCGCCATTGCCAGCATGATCGCTTACTTGCTCGCGCAGCAT
It encodes the following:
- a CDS encoding VOC family protein gives rise to the protein MKPRISVITIGVDDLKRSLEFYRDGLGLPTEGIVGEEFDNGAVAFFDLQPGLKLAIWKRQDIAHETKVSIGPPSPTEFTLGHNVNSKAEVDAAIAQAEQAGAIITDPAHDTFWGGYSGHFQDPDGHLWEIVWNPAWGEVD
- a CDS encoding potassium channel family protein; this translates as MKLRNFFYEVFLFLLVIVSVVIALVSNERFTLVHWIIWGIFFVDYFIRFFAAERKWHFIKSHPLELIAIIPLDAIYQAARFFMFFRMLKLWGILPRFLRPVYAVLKTNGLEKLLIFAVILIFLVPIPMILIEPQIVNYTDAIWWAIVTITTVGYGDITPETGVGRLLAVILMFVGIGIIGTFTSAISAYFASRRRALEEDHVLDIVNSIKKIEKLTVEDHQLIQRYLKKKME
- a CDS encoding conserved virulence factor C family protein, with product MKIVAIEPTPSPNTMKVIIDQELPFGKSHNYKKDQTEGAPKEVQQILEIDGVKGIYHVADFLAVERNAKSDWEGILADVRKVFGEGNGSEEELEIDEHFGEVYVHVQEFKGIPLQVKVFDSQSEERFAMPERFVQAMNKVMDPTDENFIFQRKWADYGVRYGEKEEIGKSIVEEIEAAYPDDRLVSLTSKTESNESAGKINKRRVSLEEFDAPDWETRFQLLGQLVEADLEDLPLLGKALEDDKMSIRRQAAIYLGDIDDEAVLPYAEQAMRDKSWAVRRTAGDTISDLGFEAFEPIMIETLQDKNKLVRWRAAMFLYETGTEKALPALKEAENDPEFEVKLQIKMAIARIEQGEEARGSVWKQMTEARQTMKDNK
- a CDS encoding ABC-F family ATP-binding cassette domain-containing protein, coding for MSHLHVTNLSKSVGVKTLFTNVEFSLYPGERAGLIGVNGTGKSTLLSILAGDLESDTMEMDHPKKYRITYLMQEPEFDESLTVLETVFSGDSPLLALNRSYERALQNMIADSGSEQLQEELMKIQEGMERENAWDINALAKTALTKLGIDMYDQQISELSGGQRKRVALAKALIEPADLILLDEPTNHLDAGSTEWLQETLLRMNSAMLFVTHDRYFLDAVSTHIFELADQTMYTHKGNYGDYLEARAVREEMAEATKQKMHNRFRSELKWIRRGAKARSTKQKARIQRFDQLSEDLQSTSDNTSLELSMQSQRLGKKIIEGENLGVSYGDHEIFHSFDFLLQGGDRIGIVGPNGAGKSTLMKLIAGDLEATSGTLDYGSTVKIAHFTQRLPEMDESQRMIEYIQEVSSDFEAEKGVRLSATQMLERFLFPSNAHGTLIGKLSGGERKRLYLLKLLMEKPNILLLDEPTNDLDIQTLSVLEDFLENFPGVVLTISHDRFFLDRIAKKLWTLGSGTVDEYQGLYTDWLKEKKPVVEPQAVTVANDAPAVEPVPQAPEKKKKMSFLEKKEYDGILDKIAEVEEKIEQTEAEMSKAGSDFDKLQELTNQIDAYTAQYDELIERWSYLQELAEA
- a CDS encoding HD domain-containing protein, producing MNPQVIADCRMKVKSIYEQFDASHDWQHIERVLENARHIAQAEGGDLALIELAVLLHDVSDPKYKKAGEDPEQEILLQLELTDKERSDIRSIIRTVSFKGGTNEEPETLEGRIVRDADRLDAIGAIGIARAFAYGGAKGRKLYNRNEQARTAMTENEYRNGDTSTVTHFYEKLLLLKERMVTDSGKQMAEERHRFMLSFLEQLQNETDGKK
- a CDS encoding cold-shock protein; translation: MHHGIVKWFNSEKGYGFIECDNGDDVFVHFTGIQGDGFRSLQEGAAVSFDIIDGNRGPQAANVVQDQP
- a CDS encoding zinc-finger domain-containing protein, translated to MKKVSIINEIDEMLNTYCEGCFVKAQLRKDEGKTAAHRFCISECTVGTQLQFLGQELNKIGTGGK
- a CDS encoding queuosine precursor transporter: MFNEFLGLGFALFNFVLLLIMYKVFGKTGLFAWVAFATILANIQVTKTIEIIGLTATLGNSLYASTFLATDILNEKYGRKEAKKAVWLGFSSLLIMVVTMQFGLQFIPADSDFAHEALETVFGLVPQIAIASMIAYLLAQHIDVIVFSALRKIFPKDSQFWIRNNGSTLLSQLIDTLIFTSIAFFGVFPFDVWIQIFISTYVLKFIVSVLDTPFGYIAKKIRPLDEQEAVR